From a region of the Mytilus galloprovincialis chromosome 3, xbMytGall1.hap1.1, whole genome shotgun sequence genome:
- the LOC143067177 gene encoding protein phosphatase 1L-like, producing the protein MTLTAAVSRYIRKYLFSQELVLTCIFLIILYQSVFHVKPIWRYLRRTKLNIQLRWQGQYNSSKVQDSNLLNSSGENDAWETKKGNAAVYAIQGRRPHMEDRFNIVYDLEHTKSSIYGIFDGHGGEFAADFVEKTLIKKMMIRLLKSSLDHSQVNISQMIMQEMLDVDDQLLKVTRSNMDISGTTAVLALVQDGTLTVANVGDSRGVLCDKAGQAVPVSFDHKPHLVQERQRIRNAGGFISFNGVWRVAGILAMSRALGDYPLKDKNLVIANPDILTFNISDLQPPFMILATDGLWDVFSNQEAVDYISERLHEPHYGAKSLVLQAYYRGSLDNISVLVVNFKDKKSASFDKQPNR; encoded by the exons ATGACACTAACTGCTGCAGTCAGCAGATATATACGCAAATATCTATTTTCCCAAGAACTCGTCTTAACTTGTATATTTCTGATAATTTTGTATCAGTCGGTATTCCACGTCAAACCAATATGGCGATATCTCCGGCGAACCAAACTGAATATTCAGTTACGTTGGCAAGGACAGTACAACTCTTCAAAG GTGCAGGATTCTAATCTGTTGAATTCAAGTGGAGAAAATGATGCTTGGGAAACCAAAAAAGGCAATGCAGCCGTTTATGCCATTCAAGGGAGGCGCCCCCATATGGAGGACCGGTTTAACATAGTATATGACTTAGAACATACCAAATCTTCAATCTATGGAATATTTGATGGACATGGTGGAGAG TTTGCAGCAGACTTTGTGGAGAAGACATTGATTAAGAAGATGATGATAAGATTACTGAAATCTTCTCTGGATCACAGTCAAGTCAACATATCACAAATGATTATGCAGGAGATGTTAGATGTTGATGATCAGCTActgaaggtcacaaggtcaaacaTGGACATATCAG gaACAACGGCTGTTTTAGCATTGGTACAAGATGGAACATTAACCGTAGCTAATGTTGGCGACTCCAGGGGTGTACTGTGTGACAAAGCAGGACAAGCTGTGCCAGTATCATTTGATCATAAACCACATTTG gtACAGGAAAGACAGAGAATCAGAAATGCTGGAGGGTTTATTAGTTTCAATGGAGTGTGGAGAGTAGCTGGTATACTTGCAATGTCCAGAGCCTTAGGAGACTATCCATTAAAAGATAAAAACCTTGTGATAGCTAATCCTGATATTTTGACTTTTAACATTAGTGATCTTCAACCTCCATTTATGATCTTAGCAACAGATGGATTGTGGGATGTTTTCTCCAATCAGGAAGCTGTTGATTACATCAGTGAACGATTACATGAGCCTCACTATGGTGCCAAGAGTTTAGTCCTTCAGGCCTACTACAGGGGATCTCTTGACAATATTTCTGTCCTCGTTGTTAACTTTAAAGACAAAAAATCAGCTTCATTTGATAAACAACCTAATCGGTGA
- the LOC143069870 gene encoding uncharacterized protein LOC143069870 → MVKSKLPEEVLLQLEIQKESQEKWTVMSLCDKLRDYVVAREKSDKKETPKERSNGASNGSSNRAFNGGQTFRPKNKPWQTKNSRYQNGNRNGQLVNSAEALVATTDSKPSNISYFDKCRYCYQQHWSDECPKYQSIEERKLQLKGSCYKCLKYGHQSTDCKRNKICIHCNEKDSHHRSLCPKKFKLKLTSVHLSEEYNGNVNEECVNGINLDSYSDEGCEVVHENVFISSSEMVLMQTAKTKIGNPTNSMQQETRILFDSGSQKTYISQKLANKLKLKGEKEEEIKLITFGSDKPKIVKTSSTKLNIKLNNGKFFSIVANIVPVISGSIQRKRIDISSVEHLKHFVKDVELADDIPLRSESSSVELLIGNDYYLDLILSQRIEIQPGLYLLASKLGWILTGRSQEMDDEKTESGLLILSNTGDMMMTNHNTTDSSVSVIPDITDLWNLDSIGITEQIENVGDSKAMETFKETLQYENMRYFVKWPWKEEKYELPVNRELAMGRLKSCVARMRNKPELMTQYNSSRTTTIV, encoded by the coding sequence ATGGTTAAAAGCAAGTTACCAGAGGAAGTTCTTCTTCAGTTAGAAATTCAAAAGGAATCACAAGAAAAATGGACAGTTATGAGTTTATGTGACAAATTACGTGATTATGTGGTTGCGAGAGAAAAGTCTGATAAAAAGGAGACACCCAAAGAACGATCCAACGGAGCGTCAAACGGATCGTCCAACAGAGCGTTCAACGGAGGACAGACATTCCGTCCTAAGAATAAACCTTGGCAGACAAAAAATTCCAGATATCAGAATGGTAATCGAAATGGTCAATTAGTGAATTCAGCTGAAGCTTTAGTGGCAACTACAGATAGTAAACCAAGTAACATATCTTATTTTGACAAATGTAGATATTGTTATCAACAACATTGGAGTGATGAATGCCCAAAGTATCAAAGTATTGAAGAACGCAAACTACAATTAAAAGGAAGTTGTTATAAATGTCTAAAATATGGACACCAATCAActgattgcaaaagaaacaaaatatgcatCCATTGTAATGAAAAAGATTCTCACCATAGAAGCTTATGTCCTAAGAAATTCAAGTTAAAATTAACCAGTGTTCATTTGTCAGAAGAATACAATGGTAATGTCAACGAAGAATGTGTCAATGGTATAAATTTGGACTCTTATTCTGATGAAGGATGTGAAGTTGTTCatgaaaatgtgtttatttcatcTAGTGAAATGGTTTTGATGCAAACAGCTAAAACTAAAATTGGGAATCCTACTAATTCTATGCAACAGGAGACAAGAATTTTATTTGATTCTGGATCCCAGAAGACATATATTTCCCAGAAACTGGCCAACAAACTCAAACTGAAAGGTGAAAAAGAAGAGGAAATAAAACTTATAACATTCGGCAGTGATAAACCGAAAATTGTGAAGACATCTTCAACAAAATTGAACATCAAACTTAACAACGGGAAATTCTTCAGTATTGTCGCCAATATTGTGCCTGTCATTAGTGGAAGTATTCAAAGGAAAAGAATTGATATTTCATCTGTGGAACATTTAAAGCATTTCGTAAAAGATGTCGAACTAGCCGACGATATTCCATTACGAAGTGAGTCTTCTTCAGTAGAATTGTTAATTGGCAATGATTATTATTTGGATTTGATATTGTCTCAGAGAATAGAAATACAACCTGGATTATATTTGCTAGCTTCAAAATTAGGATGGATATTGACAGGAAGATCACAAGAAATGGATGATGAAAAAACTGAATCAGGATTGCTGATCCTTTCAAATACAGGTGATATGATGATGACAAACCATAATACAACTGATTCTTCGGTTTCTGTAATACCAGACATTACAGACCTTTGGAATTTAGATTCAATAGGAATTACGgaacaaattgaaaatgttggTGATTCAAAGGCCATGGAAACGTTCAAAGAAACCttacaatatgaaaatatgagATATTTTGTTAAATGGCCATGGAAAGAAGAAAAATATGAACTACCAGTGAATAGAGAACTTGCCATGGGTCGATTGAAGTCGTGTGTTGCGCGAATGCGAAATAAACCAGAGTTGATGACTCAATATAATTCAAGCAGAACTACAACAATTGTCTGA